One Seriola aureovittata isolate HTS-2021-v1 ecotype China chromosome 3, ASM2101889v1, whole genome shotgun sequence genomic window, TGTTTATAGCACATAAAGGTCCCAAAGAGgtaacaagaacacacacacacacacacacacacacacacacacacacacacacacacacacacacacacacacacacacacacacacacaccatcatcatcatcacaaacagttattttttcctcactccttggtttggtttgttcctgtttacttcctgttgttCATCATCATGTAAACAATAGCAGACTGTAAACAGTGTGATGTGATGAGTACATGTGGAATAATGTGAATGAACatgtgatgtcatgatcaaTCAGTTTATGAGACGACAAACATGAGGAAGAAGCTGTGATGTTCAGGCAAGAAGTGTAGCTGTTGCTggatagctaacattagcattagcattagcagctgtttactgaccagccTAGAagaaacttcattcctttactcacaaacatttgaaacaaacaccagtgttaactcctgtctctgtcacacctgctcttctactgaagttggCATGCTAAGCAGCTAGCTGTTTGATACTGAGTCAgtgtagctgctcagaggatgtattacaaacacaatgacaagtgaccatcatcaatcatcatcatcatcacctgctCACAGTAAGAAACCAGGttcagtgacagagaaaaggcCCCTTGtatcacatcatcacacacgtgtgtgtgtgtgtgtgtgtgtgtgtgtgtgtgtgtgtgtgtgtgtgtgtgtgtgtgtgtgtgtgtgtgagtgagtgtgagagaatAGTGTTCTGAATGTATCAGTATCTTTagttcatgtttttctctttgttgcactttgagataaagaaaaacaaagtgccAAGAACATGGAGAAGTttgttaaaggaacagttcacacattaatattaacagagggagcaggaggactcatgtgttgatgtttgatCATGTTACTCCGAGGTTCTCAGTCAGTCCACAGCTGtaaagagacaacaacaacaacatgagagcTGTTCAACACTGTAACAATGTCCAAAAGGACAGTAATGTTTAGATTGAACAGTTTATCGGTTAtctgatcaatactgatcatttatttttatcattgatCAGAGGTCATGTCCACAGGCGTATCATGTCTTGTTGAAGTGAATGTGGTCCAGACACCAGAAGACAAACAGGATCCAACATGGACTCTGATGAGCTGATGAAGATCCTGCAGACCTGGTCTGGGGTCAGGTCTGAGCAGGACCTGGTTTTATCAACTTTATAAACTTTTGACTGTTGAcgtcaaatatatttttgttctgAGCCTATTTTTCTCCCAGCGTCACAAACTGAAGCAGGTCAGAAATCAGCCATTTGACCTCTAACCTCCTTCATGTGTTTACggttttcatttcttcatgtATGGACCTATATTTCTATACAGTGATTGTTTCATATGaaacaatcaataatcaatcaataaaaaggCCTTTGGAGAGAAAACATGATGTTCTGGGTCACCAGCCAGCCCCGGGCCCTCAGGGGCCCCAGAGGTTCATTGTGTGGAGACCAGCTCTAAAATAAAGCGTTTTAGAAACTGAGTTTGGTGTGAGTCTTCAGGTGAGGGAGGGGCTGTGTGTCAATATATTGCCACAATGCTGATATCAatcgatcgtcattaacatgttacgcccttaaatattcctggttcggaggccccgcccactaaggtcaaacatggagagaagagttactggcaaaaaacgaaacttttcagagatggagatcgacatcctgacatccgaggtggcgtaaaataaggatgtgctttttgtcaGTCTGAAGAGCGGGGTCacaggagctcataaaaccgctgtgtggaagagggtgacggagatgagtttggctctgcagcgccgcctcctgcagccgcgcgccaacacagctgtttgaaaaataaaagaatcgtgtgtcCCGGTCACCtggccaccacgtttaaaagtgagagcttggcatcacaaatcacctgtacatttatagagtggtagtttttgcgattgatgaatgcgtaatcattcatggatggtgccttcagacgcacatgagtgaaatcaattgctccaaccaaatttggaaacccagcaatctggagatccctgcggtctctgaacacgcgctcacgtctgacacgcgcgtattgttcctccaaaacgagtaaatctgccatcgttatgatttgataactgtcaaagcatctgtttaaataagggagtgagtaaacatctgaccaaccacagtgcaacaatgattatctcaccagatgcttttaattgttgttccagttgtgtcacacccatcggaaaaaaacataaacaattacacaattttgccatgagttaatttgcaaacacacatttctgcttgtatttttattatttcaaattttaatgtgcaataattagatgtcatgtcAGGCTATTTAGCctctcatattgttttattgtacaaaagagtggtatcagtaaaaaacgtgggttttttttaatcttgttttattcgttttaagaatccgttttgatctgttctaaatatgtgacatgataatgacagctgaggtttgtttaataattattttcagactcagccagattttgctgctgcaccgcaaatccagATTTGCGTACAtgagctcagacctgacgtgagatctgatcgtatcgtccgctcacgtccaaattgataaatgccgaagcttgcgtggaaacggtcgtacgcacggttttctgccgtacgttcgtttgataaatgagggccaaggtgttttacagaataaaaactCTCGGAGCTCAGATCTGAACTGGTTTGGAGAACAGGGACTAATAATCCAGATTAGATTAAGATGACGTCATTACACATCAAAGATAATGAAcagatgtgtttaaatgttcCTGTTGGTGAAGCAGCGTCTTCAGTGTTAATAGGTGAGAACAGATGAGATGTTTTCAGATTTGAactttttgaagtttttaataAACGGTGGAACAACCCTTTTATTCATAGTTGTGTCGTCACACATTGCGTCGCTCCCTGAATACGTCAGCACCGCGACACATGCGGCAGCCTCTCTCCCCGTGTTAGCCGTTAGCCGCGCAGTGCAGACGGTTGAAATCTTTCTCCGGACTCGGTGAGTTCAGGTCGAATAAAACGCTCAGAGGACGATGGCTGCCACCGGGACGCAGGGCAGGAAGAGGCTCCTGAAGGAGGAGGACATGACCAAGGTGGAGTTCGAGACTAGCGAGGAGGTAGATGTGACCCCCACCTTCGACACCATGGGACTCCGAGAGGACCTGCTCCGCGGCATCTACGCTTACGGTAGGCCGAGGATCCGGAGGCCTTGGGGAAGAGTTAGCTCAGGATGCTAAAGCAAATTTTTAATCACCGCGGTGAATTAACGTGATAATTTCACTGTGTTCAGTTCACAGTTTATTTAGATTCAGACATATAGGACTGACTTTAAAGTGTTTACATTGTTCACGTTGTTTTCACGGTCTCCCGCTCTCCGGTTAGCGTTAGCCTTTACTGCTTCACCGCAGAGCTGTTATTCTTCTGCCGGCATAAGAactgaagacaggaagtgactaGCTACGAATCAGCTCCAGACTGTTTCACAGTCAGACCTTATTTATCCCAAGAAGGGCAAtatctacggtggccctgagcTCAATGCACTGAACCTCAGAAAACAGACCAACACTCTGTAagttcagaaaacattttcattaatttgacaacacatgtaaATTCACAAACGTGTTGAAATTCAGTCCTACAatacaatggaagtgtttccagtgGACACAAGCAAAGGGGCGGCGGTGGGGCATGAAGGCGTAATCCTAACTGCAGCGGCCTGGGTTCGAGTCCGACCCTGTGTGCCATACCaaccctctctgtctgtctctccctctctgtctgtctgtctatctctatctgtctgtctctctctctctctctctttgtgttataaaaactctgaaataaaacttaaagGATACAGAGTTGGAGACACCTGGACCAGACCCTGGACAGGTTTATGTTTGAATGCTGTCCAGCTGTGCTCTCCTCTAAGCAGATGTTTCATGTGACtggatgttttgtgtttcaggtttTGAGAAACCGTCTGCGATCCAGCAGAGAGCCATCAAACAGATCATCAAAGGCAGAGACGTCATCGCACAGTAAGACCTTTAAAAACTGACCCCAGAACTGTGGTGGTCCTGCTCTGACCCGAGTCTTCTCTAActgctggtctctggtctgtgcAGGTCTCAGTCTGGAACAGGAAAGACGGCCACcttctgtgtgtcagtgctgcagtGCCTGGACATCCAGGTGAGTCCGACTCTCAGCTCCACAGGTGGGACTACCAGGGCCAAAGGTTTAATTTGTGCGTCACACAGAGACGTGCTGtgaaattcaaaatggccgctctgaagaaacaaaatgaatctgatcataaataaaatgttgagaTGTTAAAACATGTTCAAGATTTCAGATTGTAATCATGTGAAGCTCATGTAATGTGACTGAAAACTCCAGAATAGTGCTGCTGTTTAAGATGCagaatgacctttgaccctgagctgatgacatcatgctgtgatgtgtttcctgtctgcagGTGAGGGAGACCCAGGCTCTGATCCTCGCTCCCACCAGAGAGCTGGCAGGACAGATTCAGAAGGTAGCCCAGCCCACGCAGACACACCCAACCAGTCACGTGTCAGCGTGTGTCACATGGCAACGTGTCCCGGTCACTGATTGGTTCTCTGTCTTGTGTCCAGGTGCTGCTTGCTCTGGGAGACTACATGAACGTTCAGTGTCACGCCTGCATCGGAGGGACCAACGTGGGTGAGGACATCAGGAAGCTGGACTATGGTCAGCACGTGGTGGCGGGGACACCTGGACGAGTGTTCGGTGAGTCAAATCACCTGTCTCTTATCTGGATCCTGATTGGTCATCCTGTGACTGAAGCAGCCAATAGGACGTTAACATCGTCTGTCCTGCAGATATGATTCGTCGCAGGAGTCTGAGGACAAGAGCCATCAAGATGCTGGTTCTGGACGAGGCTGATGAGATGCTCAACAAAGGTGAGACTGAGCATGTGCAAGACACTCACCTGAGACTGACACACCTGGACAAAGCTGTGATGTCAGCAGAGACATGAGTCCTGGTCTGAGACAGAGTCCAGAACAGGAGCTCTCTGTGTTCTGATCTGCATCCAGACGGAACAGTTCAACAAGTTCTGattaaaacatcacacacactgtggagaACCTGATGGAACCTGATGGAACCTGATGGAGAACCTGACTGACCCTCACTCGTCCTCCTTCAacgtcagtgttgtttttgatgtttcagGTTTTAAGGAGCAGATCTACGACGTGTACCGTTACCTGCCCCCGGCCACACAGGTGGTTCTGATCAGCGCCACGCTGCCACACGAGATCCTGGAGATGACCAACAAGTTCATGACGGACCCGATCCGGATCCTGGTCAAGCGGTCAGTGCAGAACCTCTGTGTGTCGATGGACGACCACCTCACTGATCAATCTAATGATCGACGATCATCAGATTGATCACTGATCTGATTTGACTTGGTTTCCCATTAATGTTGTAACTTAGTATTTGTAGTATTGAATATATTTTGCCCAGCCAGTTTCACGtacagaaccacacacacacacacacacacacacacacacacacaacacacacacacacacacacacacacacacacacacacacacacgtcgaTCAGCCAACAGaacatttagttcagtttaagGTTCTAAACACAGAACTGCACTGAGACCTGAACCCAGATCAGTCAGACACGTCAGTACAGTACTgaagtgcccccccccctccctgtgTGGGTGACTGTCTCTCACCCTCAGTGACGAGCTGACCTTGGAAGGGATCAAGCAGTTCTTTGTGGccgtggagagagaggagtggaagTTCGACACTCTGTGTGACCTGTACGACACTCTGACCATCACACAGGCCGTGATCTTCTGTAACACCAAGAGgaaggtcagacacacacacacacactcggggTTTAGTCTCTTGCTTGTCAGCAAAGCCTTGTAGGAcactgagtctctgtgtgtttcaggtggaCTGGCTGACGGAGAAGATGAGGGAGGCCAACTTCACGGTGTCGTCGATGCACGGAGACATGCCtcagaaagagagggagtcCATCATGAAGGAGTTCAGATCAGGAGCCAGgtaacactcacacacctggACCTGGAGCAGACAGGTGTCCCTCTGTGTAGATGAtctttattaattcattaagtCAGACGAATCTACAGCAGCTGGTCTACTTTATTAATGTTTCctctcagcttttctttttatttctttttgtttgtttcctctgagcTCAGACTCAAGTATTGATGTTAATTATCTgctcatttctgttttcataaatCATACACTTACATAAATAAGAAAGTCaacatgattgacagctgtagATGATTGACAGATGACCCCCTCTGTGTTCCAGTCGCGTGTTGATCTCCACTGATGTCTGGGCTCGAGGTTTGGACGTTCCTCAAGTTTCTCTGATCATCAACTACGACCTGCCCAACAACAGAGAGCTCTACATCCACAGGTACACAGCACTACCTTCAACATGTATCACTCCACAGAAAACAGTTCCCACAGTAAGGAGAATTAACAAATCACTGTCATTATGATAATAGAAGTCAAAGTGATTCTTTCAGGAATGGATCAATAAAGCTGCTGAATAAAtacaatagtgtgtgtgtgtgtgtgtgtgtgtgtgtgtgtgtgtgtgtgtgtgttaaccatGGGGAGAAAAAATGACCCTAACCCTTTTTGAAATAAAGATTAGAACAATACAAAGAATAACATCAATGACAACACTACTTTTAGGTTGTCGGAGGtagtgcaaaaacaaaacaacagtaactTTACTGTAaggtgtgtatatatttatgaaaTGTATTCAGCTACAGCCCTGTTTAttgtctgtgctgctggtgACTTGGCACCATGTTTTCGTTGCTGATCAAACAGAGTTGGGAGGAGAGGCCGCCGCTGTTTCTGTCGAGTTGCTGCTCGACCTTTCTCAGCTTCAGTCTGGGACTTTAAGAGAAATATAACACGTTTCAGAAACAAATAATTGTGTTTATCCTGTAAAATGAACTAGTAACGTTACAGACTGTTTGCTGCCTAGCTCTCACATTAACGTGAGTCGTTTTATTATTAGCCACTAGCTTAATGATAACTTAACATACGGCTAATGTGGCTTTCAGCTAATGGCTAATAGTTAAACGGCTAACGTTAACGTGTGCTGCCGGtcaggtaaaataataatacaaaataattccAAACGGCACTTTTTCCAATTTCAACTAAAACAGGTTGTGAAgttccttcagcagcagcacctgccATGTTAATTTAGCATTTAAGGTCTCCAAGAGACAGTTGTGCAGGCGCTGGTGGGGTCTGTAGGAGTTGATCCACGTGCCTTCTCCAAACACAATCAGTGGTTTGAAATGCATATGAGACTGGTCCAGTTTGTGCATTAAGGTTCGCCTCTGTAGTTCCTGGCCAGCACAGTGAAAGCTCTGTCCTTAGCCTGATGTTCTCTGttcataatttgtttttcttgtagCTTTTGCACAATGTCCTTCATTCCTTAGGGTTTCAAGAGATCAAAGGTGGTGCTCTCTTAAACATCAGACTGGCAGGATATGTCTTTGTGGTTGCATGTGGACTGTTGCGGTAGTTTAGCAGAAAATTGTGCAGTCTCTGATGCAGGGTTCCTTGTCCTTGTGATGCTTTCAGTGCATGTTTCATTGTCACGACAAACCTTTTCCGCAATGCTGTTTGTGGCAGGATGGTATGGAGCTGATTTAATGTGTTGCACTCCATTAGCTTGCAGAAAATCATCCATTTCCTGTGAAACCAGCTGAGGTCCATTGTCAGAGACTAGCTGTGTAGGAGATCTGAAGCGACTGAACATTTATACCTCTATGGTCTTCTCTGTGGTGGTTGACCTCATGATAGCCACTTCAGGTCATTTACTGTACGCATCAACAGCGACAAGAAACATTCTGTCCTCAAATGGACCTTCAAAATCAATGTGCACACGATGCCGTGGCTCCTGTGGGAACTCCAAGGGATGGAGAGGAGCTAGTGGTGGGTTGTCTCGGACCTTGTGACAAGATGGACAGCTTTTAGCTATCTCTTCAATCTGTTTGGCCACTAAAAATAGCTTCTCGCTATTTCCTTCATTCTCACGCTTCCACTGTGTCCTGCAAGAAGTTGCTGTAACACTTTTGTTTGGAAtgacagggggggggggtcacagcaAACATCCTGACTGAACAGACAGTTGTGCCCGCTTTCCAAGGAAGGGCTTCAAGTTTGCGTCATCACTTTCAGGGTGACCTTTAACGAGCAAGTCCATGAGCGCAGACAACACAGGGTCATTTCTGGTCTCCTTTTTTATCTGCAGAGCTCAAACAGGTGCTTTTTCTACCTCCCTGAAGTAGAAAATGTCCAGTGTTCGACTCTGGCTTTGTGACAGGAAATGGTAATCTGGATAATGCATCTGCATTGCAGCGAGAGTCTGACTTGTGATACTTGATGTCATATGAGTGTCCCGACGACAGCAACGCTCACCTCTGTAGTCGGGATGCAGCAAGAGATTGTGTTCCCGTGTATGGTCCAAGGATGGTCGTGAGAGGTCAGTGCTCAGTTAGGTGTGTAAACTTCCCTCCATACAAGTACTGGTGACACACAATGCTCAGAGCCTCTCGTTCCGGTGTCCTTGTTTAATGTTCTAGACGCAAAAGCATTTGGCTTCTCCTCACCGTCTGGCAGTATGTGGGAAAATCACCGCCCCTACACCATAAGGAGAGGAGTCGCAGGCAAGATGAATTGGGAGAGATGGGTTGAAGTGGGTTAGAACATCTGATGTAGCGGTGTAAGTAGTGATGCCAAGTTGGGTATGAAACGTCCGTAATAGTTCAACAGTCCTAAGAAAGACTTTAGCTGACGGACATTTTGGGGTGGAGGTGTGTCCACGATGGCTGTGATCTTCGATGGTGCAGTGTGTAGACCTTTAGCATCAATCACATGACCCAAGAATTCCACAGATGACTGGAACAACTCACATTTTTCCTTACACATTCTCAACCCATATTCCTTCAGTCTGAAGAGTTGCATCCAAGTTGCACAGACGCCCTTCATCATCTGCTCCAGTGCACAGGACATCATCCAGGTAGCACTGCACTCCTGGTAGCCCACTCAGGATTGGATCCATAGCTCGCTGGAGCTGATGTGATCCCAAAAGGCAGTCTGCAGTATCTGAAAAGTCCTTTATGCGTATTCTACATGCGTTTGTAAGTAAGCCTGGTTGAGATCTATTTTGCTGAACGTTTGTCCCCCACTCAGCTCAGTAAAGAAGTTGTCAATCAGGGGAAGGGGATACTGCTCCGCTGTTTGTACAGGATTGAGTGTTTCCTTGATGAGTTGATGAGCTTCTTTTGAAGCCATTTCCATTGTCACACTGATATTAATGTTCTGTGAGCAATTCCTTCTGTGCTGCTTCATTTCTTAATCCACACACAAGCCTGTCTcttaatgtttcatttaaagcaTCTTTAAATTCAGTGTTCGGCTAATTTGCGTAGTGCTGCAACAAACATGGTGAGACTCGCCCTCTtcttggttttgtgtgtgaaactgAGTCGTTCTGCAATCAGTGTGTCAGGTCTTTGTGCCTGTATAACAATGATACTGTTGACTGACTAACTGTTTATTAGTGTAGCAACACGACTTCATGGCACATGCCTAATAACACCAACTGGAGGCTAAAGGTTACCCATAATGCATTGGGTGAGCCCCACTACAGATCTCATAGTAAcccaaagagtgtgtgtgtgtgtgcgtgtgtgcgtgcgtgcgggCGTGCGTGCGTCGGTCGGTGGCATGGATGGCCAGCTGGGGGCATCTGtcagttttattattgtgtattGGAGATTGTTGATGTCTTTATCATTAATTGCATCTAACTCGCCACTGATGACCTGACCTCTTCCAGGATTGGTCGATCTGGTCGTTATGGTCGTAAAGGCGTGGCCATTAACTTTGTGAAGAACGACGACATCAGGATCCTGAGAGACATCGAGCAGTACTACTCCACCCAGATCGACGAGATGCCCATGAACGGTACGAGTTGGCCAATCATAGACGGGCTgctgccagccaatcagagcgctTGTTTCCTGtgctgatgatgacatcacagcagagtGAAATCAATAATTGTGATCTGTCAGTTTTAGAGACAAACATATGTTGTTAAACACCACGCATCACTCCTCAGAAAGTAGTCCCTGCAGCGTCTGCTGAACCAGACGAGCAGAATCAGTGATGCAACAGTTACCATGGAAACGCAAGAGGCTGTTAGCTCAATCAGCTGATGTTAGAATAGCTCACGGTTGTCCAGAGTCTGTTTTATCATGTTTACAACTAAAGCAGAAACGATGAGTCCGCAAATATTTATAAAGgtataaatattaatttatttccatttttcaagcagaaatgaaaacacttctTGGTTCCAGCTGCTTTCTGAGCACTGACAATACATggagttagcatgttagctaatATAACGAGCTAGTGCCAAGTTttcctgtgattggctgtttccACACTGACGTGTTTATTTTCCCTCTGCAGTGGCCGACCTGATCTGATCTTACCTGGATGACATCACACCAGAGGCCCACCCCTCTGACCTcctgttattttctgtcttttttatttttttcttaatagtTTTAGAGTGCTTTCTTAATGCGACTGTTGGGGTGAAAACGATTGTAATACtccagatttgtttttgtaaataaagttgttttggtTCAGGAGTTTGAGCGTTTATCGCTGACGTCTCATCAGGTTCAGTTTGAAGTCAGTTAATATTTTCACCAATGTAGTCAGAACCAGCTGGTTCATTTAAAGTCAGGATCTAAAGTCATTCAGAAACTATCACATAACGTTACTTTTACatcagattttatttgaatattttatacacaaatgttgaaatagaaggaaaaaagtttcacaataaaaatgaagtaCATTTGTCCAACAGAAGAACGAACAGGCACCAAGAGTCACAAACTGTTTGGTCGATTCTTTAATGATTTCACATCCAATattcagaaaataaagtgtAGAAGAGCTGCAGGGTTAAAACCACTTTGTCAAAGTCACATTAACATGCTGGTCATATGTGAACTTGGAGTCACCTGCCTGAACATGTGGAGGGCCGTCACCACAAATCAACATATATCTGTCAGAGTGAAACCTCTTCACCGTTTAAAACCGTCACAGGACCAGAATCTAAAACCAGCATCAGATctgactgatgatgaaaaagttacaaaaatattCACTGTCCTTTTTATCGTAAACCAACGTTCATTATGACACAAACCTCCATCTGGTCTGAACTCTAGACCTGAACCAGGTCCAAACTCCAGACCTGCTTCAGGTCTGCAGGATCGTCACTGTCACACCTGCAGATTGAAGGGAAGATTAATGTTTATTCCTGTCACGTGTTCACATGATCACGCTTTGATACAGACTGGAGCTAAACTGAGATTGTGCCCTTTCATCCACATCTCTGCATCTGACACCAGACTGAACTCAGCTGATTGGTCTGAGTGGAGTTGTAACTTCCTGCTTTCCCTTCTGCTTCTTCTGATATGATGATGTACCACCTCTAACTGTCCTGATTCTATTCTACACACCGACTGTACACGTGACAGGAAGTGTGAACCAATGGGCTGTCAGTTAGTCAGAGAAAGCCGATCTGATTGGATGGGAAGGGTTGAGGAGCGGAGCATAGTGTCAGGACCAGCTAACAAGCATAAacctgctctgattggtcagtttgacataaaaaaaaaaaattatttcgGCTATAGGAAGTGTGTAAACAACAAactagccaatcagaggaggatgaggaggcgGAGCAGAGGAAGGCATCTACAGGTTCCGTCTGATGAACCAGATCTCGTTCCTGCGGCGAGGTATGCCAGGGTTCTCGTACACAGCGACCATGTAGTTGTCTCTGCAGAGGTCGTCGGTGGCGCCGAGGATCTCCCACAGCAGACTGATCTGACGTGTCACCGTCTCCTCTGTGGTCGTCCCCAGGAATGtcctgtcagccaatcagagagcagacaTTCTGACACACCTGTCTGATGACCGCTAGTGCGGGAGAAACAAAGCTGCTGGTAAGTTTTCTGTCGATCTACTAATCGATGAACTGATCGCTTGTTTCAGCTCCAGAACTAAAGCTGCGTTCAGATCAAAGTGTGAATGTTAAAATACTGAACTGACCATAAACCTCATCACTTTAATCCAGACTTTAATCCAGACTTTAATccatttcatccatttattcaTCTTTAACAAAACTGTAGAGGTAAGCTTCAACATGGacctcatgtttgttttgttgattacTGGTTCAGATTAATGATGATCAGTGAAATAAATTTAAGATTCTGCAGGTTCAACTGACATTTTTCATCCTCAGGAACCAATGAAGATAATGATGAGCCGTCTGATAAAGAACTGACCTGGTGACGACTCTGATTGGCTCTCTGTAGACGATGGTGATGTCGGAGTcgtggggttggggggggttgGTCTGAAAGTCAGCGGGCAGGAAGAACGAAGTCTGGACATCTTTCTTAAACGTGGTTCCATCCTCCATCATGTGAATGTTACTGACCACAGGCACCGTCATTCCCAGGTATTTACCTATACATGATCAATACACA contains:
- the eif4a3 gene encoding eukaryotic initiation factor 4A-III, whose protein sequence is MAATGTQGRKRLLKEEDMTKVEFETSEEVDVTPTFDTMGLREDLLRGIYAYGFEKPSAIQQRAIKQIIKGRDVIAQSQSGTGKTATFCVSVLQCLDIQVRETQALILAPTRELAGQIQKVLLALGDYMNVQCHACIGGTNVGEDIRKLDYGQHVVAGTPGRVFDMIRRRSLRTRAIKMLVLDEADEMLNKGFKEQIYDVYRYLPPATQVVLISATLPHEILEMTNKFMTDPIRILVKRDELTLEGIKQFFVAVEREEWKFDTLCDLYDTLTITQAVIFCNTKRKVDWLTEKMREANFTVSSMHGDMPQKERESIMKEFRSGASRVLISTDVWARGLDVPQVSLIINYDLPNNRELYIHRIGRSGRYGRKGVAINFVKNDDIRILRDIEQYYSTQIDEMPMNVADLI